The proteins below come from a single Balaenoptera musculus isolate JJ_BM4_2016_0621 chromosome 1, mBalMus1.pri.v3, whole genome shotgun sequence genomic window:
- the MXRA8 gene encoding matrix remodeling-associated protein 8 isoform X3, translated as MELRARVLLWKLVLLQSSSVLLSSGPAGPATPGSSVVSESAVSWAAGARAVLRCQSPRMVWTQDRLHDRQRVVHWDLSGGPAGGPARRLVDMYSAGEQRVYEPRDSGRLLLTPSAFQDGNFSLLIRAVEETDEGLYTCNLHHHYCHLYESLAVRLEVTDDPWAAGAHWDGEKEVLAVERGAPALLTCVNRAHVWTDRHLEEAQQVVHWDRQPPGVPHDRADRLLDLYASGERRAYGPPFLRERVAVGADAFARGDFSLRIDPLEPADEGTYSCHLHHHYCGLHERRVFHLKVTEPAARPPPRDSPGNGSSHSGAPGPGAGDPTLTRGRSVINVIVPEGRAHFFQQLGYVLATLLLFILLLITVILATRQRRRGGYEYSDKKSKSKGKDVNMVEFAAAARDQALYRREDIRLGYKNNLLKERVELSHSPLPAKSIDLDKEFRKEYCK; from the exons ATGGAGCTGCGGGCCCGGGTCCTGCTCTGGAAACTTGTGCTTCTGCAGA GCTCTTCTGTCCTTCTGTCCTCAG GGCCAGCCGGGCCCGCGACCCCTGGCAGCTCCGTGGTGTCCGAGTCTGCAGTGAGCTGGGCAGCCGGCGCCCGTGCGGTGCTGCGCTGTCAGAGCCCGCGCATGGTGTGGACGCAAGACCGGCTGCACGACCGCCAGCGCGTGGTCCACTGGGACCTCAGCGGCGGCCCGGCCGGCGGCCCCGCGCGCCGACTCGTGGACATGTACTCGGCGGGCGAGCAGCGCGTGTACGAGCCGCGCGACAGCGGCCGCCTGCTGCTGACCCCCTCCGCCTTCCAGGACGGCAACTTCTCGCTGCTCATCCGCG CGGTGGAGGAGACAGACGAGGGGCTGTACACCTGTAACCTGCACCACCATTACTGCCACCTCTACGAGAGCCTGGCCGTGCGCCTCGAGGTCACCGACGACC CCTGGGCCGCCGGCGCGCACTGGGACGGCGAGAAGGAGGTGCTGGCGGTGGAGCGCGGCGCGCCCGCGTTGCTGACGTGCGTGAACCGCGCGCACGTGTGGACCGACCGGCACCTGGAGGAGGCGCAGCAGGTAGTGCACTGGGACCGGCAGCCGCCCGGGGTGCCGCACGACCGCGCGGACCGCCTGCTCGACCTGTACGCGTCGGGCGAGCGCCGCGCCTACGGGCCGCCCTTCCTGCGGGAGCGCGTGGCGGTGGGGGCGGACGCCTTCGCGCGCGGCGACTTCTCGCTGCGCATCGACCCGCTGGAGCCGGCAGACGAGGGCACCTACTCCTGTCACCTGCACCACCACTACTGCGGCCTGCACGAGCGCCGCGTCTTCCACCTGAAGGTCACCGAGCCCGCTGCCCGGCCGCCCCCGCGGGACTCGCCGGGCAACGGCTCCAGCCACAGCGGCGCGCCCGGCCCGGGTGCAGGAG ACCCCACGCTGACGCGCGGCCGCAGCGTCATCAACGTCATCGTGCCCGAGGGCCGGGCCCACTTCTTCCAGCAGCTGGGCTACGTGCTGGCCACGCTGCTGCTCTTCATCCTGTTGCTCATCACCGTCATCCTGGCCACCCGACAGCGCCGCCGCGGAG GCTACGAATACTCCGACAAGAAGTCCAAGTCCAAGGG GAAGGATGTGAACATGGTGGAGTTTGCTGCGGCTGCCAGGGACCAGGCTCTTTACAGGAGGGAGGACATCCGACTAG GTTACAAAAACAACCTCCTGAAGGAGAGGGTTGAGCTGTCCCACAGCCCCCTGCCCGCCAAGAGCATCGACTTGGACAAAG AGTTCCGGAAGGAGTACTGCAAATAA
- the MXRA8 gene encoding matrix remodeling-associated protein 8 isoform X2 — protein sequence MELRARVLLWKLVLLQSSSVLLSSGPAGPATPGSSVVSESAVSWAAGARAVLRCQSPRMVWTQDRLHDRQRVVHWDLSGGPAGGPARRLVDMYSAGEQRVYEPRDSGRLLLTPSAFQDGNFSLLIRAVEETDEGLYTCNLHHHYCHLYESLAVRLEVTDDPWAAGAHWDGEKEVLAVERGAPALLTCVNRAHVWTDRHLEEAQQVVHWDRQPPGVPHDRADRLLDLYASGERRAYGPPFLRERVAVGADAFARGDFSLRIDPLEPADEGTYSCHLHHHYCGLHERRVFHLKVTEPAARPPPRDSPGNGSSHSGAPGPGAGDPTLTRGRSVINVIVPEGRAHFFQQLGYVLATLLLFILLLITVILATRQRRRGGYEYSDKKSKSKGKDVNMVEFAAAARDQALYRREDIRLGYKNNLLKERVELSHSPLPAKSIDLDKEGQRADTRLSPWLPEFRKEYCK from the exons ATGGAGCTGCGGGCCCGGGTCCTGCTCTGGAAACTTGTGCTTCTGCAGA GCTCTTCTGTCCTTCTGTCCTCAG GGCCAGCCGGGCCCGCGACCCCTGGCAGCTCCGTGGTGTCCGAGTCTGCAGTGAGCTGGGCAGCCGGCGCCCGTGCGGTGCTGCGCTGTCAGAGCCCGCGCATGGTGTGGACGCAAGACCGGCTGCACGACCGCCAGCGCGTGGTCCACTGGGACCTCAGCGGCGGCCCGGCCGGCGGCCCCGCGCGCCGACTCGTGGACATGTACTCGGCGGGCGAGCAGCGCGTGTACGAGCCGCGCGACAGCGGCCGCCTGCTGCTGACCCCCTCCGCCTTCCAGGACGGCAACTTCTCGCTGCTCATCCGCG CGGTGGAGGAGACAGACGAGGGGCTGTACACCTGTAACCTGCACCACCATTACTGCCACCTCTACGAGAGCCTGGCCGTGCGCCTCGAGGTCACCGACGACC CCTGGGCCGCCGGCGCGCACTGGGACGGCGAGAAGGAGGTGCTGGCGGTGGAGCGCGGCGCGCCCGCGTTGCTGACGTGCGTGAACCGCGCGCACGTGTGGACCGACCGGCACCTGGAGGAGGCGCAGCAGGTAGTGCACTGGGACCGGCAGCCGCCCGGGGTGCCGCACGACCGCGCGGACCGCCTGCTCGACCTGTACGCGTCGGGCGAGCGCCGCGCCTACGGGCCGCCCTTCCTGCGGGAGCGCGTGGCGGTGGGGGCGGACGCCTTCGCGCGCGGCGACTTCTCGCTGCGCATCGACCCGCTGGAGCCGGCAGACGAGGGCACCTACTCCTGTCACCTGCACCACCACTACTGCGGCCTGCACGAGCGCCGCGTCTTCCACCTGAAGGTCACCGAGCCCGCTGCCCGGCCGCCCCCGCGGGACTCGCCGGGCAACGGCTCCAGCCACAGCGGCGCGCCCGGCCCGGGTGCAGGAG ACCCCACGCTGACGCGCGGCCGCAGCGTCATCAACGTCATCGTGCCCGAGGGCCGGGCCCACTTCTTCCAGCAGCTGGGCTACGTGCTGGCCACGCTGCTGCTCTTCATCCTGTTGCTCATCACCGTCATCCTGGCCACCCGACAGCGCCGCCGCGGAG GCTACGAATACTCCGACAAGAAGTCCAAGTCCAAGGG GAAGGATGTGAACATGGTGGAGTTTGCTGCGGCTGCCAGGGACCAGGCTCTTTACAGGAGGGAGGACATCCGACTAG GTTACAAAAACAACCTCCTGAAGGAGAGGGTTGAGCTGTCCCACAGCCCCCTGCCCGCCAAGAGCATCGACTTGGACAAAG aggggcagagggcagacaCCCGCCTGTCCCCTTGGCTTCCAGAGTTCCGGAAGGAGTACTGCAAATAA
- the MXRA8 gene encoding matrix remodeling-associated protein 8 isoform X1 — MELRARVLLWKLVLLQSSSVLLSSGPAGPATPGSSVVSESAVSWAAGARAVLRCQSPRMVWTQDRLHDRQRVVHWDLSGGPAGGPARRLVDMYSAGEQRVYEPRDSGRLLLTPSAFQDGNFSLLIRAVEETDEGLYTCNLHHHYCHLYESLAVRLEVTDDPWAAGAHWDGEKEVLAVERGAPALLTCVNRAHVWTDRHLEEAQQVVHWDRQPPGVPHDRADRLLDLYASGERRAYGPPFLRERVAVGADAFARGDFSLRIDPLEPADEGTYSCHLHHHYCGLHERRVFHLKVTEPAARPPPRDSPGNGSSHSGAPGPGAGDPTLTRGRSVINVIVPEGRAHFFQQLGYVLATLLLFILLLITVILATRQRRRGGYEYSDKKSKSKGKDVNMVEFAAAARDQALYRREDIRLGYKNNLLKERVELSHSPLPAKSIDLDKAEGQRADTRLSPWLPEFRKEYCK, encoded by the exons ATGGAGCTGCGGGCCCGGGTCCTGCTCTGGAAACTTGTGCTTCTGCAGA GCTCTTCTGTCCTTCTGTCCTCAG GGCCAGCCGGGCCCGCGACCCCTGGCAGCTCCGTGGTGTCCGAGTCTGCAGTGAGCTGGGCAGCCGGCGCCCGTGCGGTGCTGCGCTGTCAGAGCCCGCGCATGGTGTGGACGCAAGACCGGCTGCACGACCGCCAGCGCGTGGTCCACTGGGACCTCAGCGGCGGCCCGGCCGGCGGCCCCGCGCGCCGACTCGTGGACATGTACTCGGCGGGCGAGCAGCGCGTGTACGAGCCGCGCGACAGCGGCCGCCTGCTGCTGACCCCCTCCGCCTTCCAGGACGGCAACTTCTCGCTGCTCATCCGCG CGGTGGAGGAGACAGACGAGGGGCTGTACACCTGTAACCTGCACCACCATTACTGCCACCTCTACGAGAGCCTGGCCGTGCGCCTCGAGGTCACCGACGACC CCTGGGCCGCCGGCGCGCACTGGGACGGCGAGAAGGAGGTGCTGGCGGTGGAGCGCGGCGCGCCCGCGTTGCTGACGTGCGTGAACCGCGCGCACGTGTGGACCGACCGGCACCTGGAGGAGGCGCAGCAGGTAGTGCACTGGGACCGGCAGCCGCCCGGGGTGCCGCACGACCGCGCGGACCGCCTGCTCGACCTGTACGCGTCGGGCGAGCGCCGCGCCTACGGGCCGCCCTTCCTGCGGGAGCGCGTGGCGGTGGGGGCGGACGCCTTCGCGCGCGGCGACTTCTCGCTGCGCATCGACCCGCTGGAGCCGGCAGACGAGGGCACCTACTCCTGTCACCTGCACCACCACTACTGCGGCCTGCACGAGCGCCGCGTCTTCCACCTGAAGGTCACCGAGCCCGCTGCCCGGCCGCCCCCGCGGGACTCGCCGGGCAACGGCTCCAGCCACAGCGGCGCGCCCGGCCCGGGTGCAGGAG ACCCCACGCTGACGCGCGGCCGCAGCGTCATCAACGTCATCGTGCCCGAGGGCCGGGCCCACTTCTTCCAGCAGCTGGGCTACGTGCTGGCCACGCTGCTGCTCTTCATCCTGTTGCTCATCACCGTCATCCTGGCCACCCGACAGCGCCGCCGCGGAG GCTACGAATACTCCGACAAGAAGTCCAAGTCCAAGGG GAAGGATGTGAACATGGTGGAGTTTGCTGCGGCTGCCAGGGACCAGGCTCTTTACAGGAGGGAGGACATCCGACTAG GTTACAAAAACAACCTCCTGAAGGAGAGGGTTGAGCTGTCCCACAGCCCCCTGCCCGCCAAGAGCATCGACTTGGACAAAG cagaggggcagagggcagacaCCCGCCTGTCCCCTTGGCTTCCAGAGTTCCGGAAGGAGTACTGCAAATAA